A window of Jannaschia sp. M317 contains these coding sequences:
- a CDS encoding methylenetetrahydrofolate reductase: protein MAIFGFKRREEKPPTDAALTGFLQGASIEVMPRTAEKIEDFAAILPLGTRVYIAHIDGTPIAEMVATAARLRAQGMNPMPHFPARIIADRATLIDWIARYQGEADVDQGLILAGGVTTPVGDFATSMQLLESGAFDNFKRLHVAGHPEGNRDIDPDGSMKNVSEALLWKQKFSDRTDADMAIATQFCFEAGPVIDWANGIKAAGVDLPVHIGVAGPAKLQTLIKFAIACGVGPSLRVLQRRAADVTKLLVPFEPTALLSELAAHKAANPDFNIASVHVFPLGGIKASATWLDTHSKDEE from the coding sequence ATGGCGATCTTCGGCTTCAAGCGCCGCGAAGAAAAGCCCCCCACCGACGCCGCCCTGACCGGGTTCCTGCAAGGCGCGTCCATCGAAGTGATGCCGCGCACCGCAGAGAAAATCGAGGATTTCGCGGCCATTCTGCCCTTGGGCACACGCGTCTACATCGCGCACATCGACGGCACCCCGATCGCCGAGATGGTCGCCACGGCCGCGCGTCTGCGGGCGCAGGGTATGAACCCCATGCCTCATTTCCCGGCCCGCATCATCGCGGACCGGGCCACCCTGATCGACTGGATCGCCCGGTATCAGGGCGAGGCGGACGTGGATCAGGGTTTGATCCTGGCTGGCGGCGTCACCACGCCGGTGGGTGACTTTGCGACGTCCATGCAATTGCTGGAGTCGGGGGCCTTCGACAATTTCAAACGCCTGCATGTGGCCGGTCACCCCGAGGGCAACCGCGACATCGACCCCGACGGCAGCATGAAGAACGTGTCCGAAGCTCTTCTCTGGAAACAGAAGTTTTCCGATCGCACCGATGCCGACATGGCCATCGCCACGCAGTTCTGCTTTGAGGCGGGCCCCGTCATCGACTGGGCGAACGGCATCAAGGCGGCGGGTGTGGATCTGCCGGTGCATATCGGTGTGGCCGGGCCTGCCAAGCTGCAGACGCTGATCAAGTTCGCCATCGCCTGCGGCGTCGGCCCTTCGCTGCGGGTGCTGCAACGACGTGCGGCGGATGTGACCAAACTGCTCGTCCCGTTCGAGCCGACCGCGCTTCTGAGCGAACTGGCCGCCCACAAGGCCGCCAATCCCGACTTTAACATCGCATCTGTCCATGTTTTCCCCCTGGGCGGAATCAAGGCGTCGGCCACCTGGCTCGACACCCACTCAAAGGATGAAGAATGA
- a CDS encoding methyltetrahydrofolate cobalamin methyltransferase, producing MTRTVLESKTKTVVIGFDDPFCVIGERINPTGRKKLAAELEMDDFSTVERDAVEQVACGAMVLDVNSGAVFTNKMADDPRYADNNFVEPMLMPELVRRVQALVDVPLCIDSSVPGALENGLEAAEGRPLLNSVTGEEERLELVLPLVKKYNVPVVAISNDDTGISEDPDVRFAVAKKIVERAADFGIPAHDIVVDPLVMPIGAMATAGQQVFTLVRRLRDELGVNTTCGASNVSFGLPNRHGVNAAFLPMAIGAGMTSAIMNPLRPQEMEAINAANLLMNHDANGGNWIGFTRVLDAIKEGATFAEAATAAKASGARSGGRRGGRRRV from the coding sequence ATGACCCGCACGGTACTGGAATCAAAAACAAAGACCGTCGTGATCGGCTTTGACGATCCGTTCTGCGTCATTGGCGAACGGATCAACCCGACCGGGCGCAAGAAGCTGGCCGCAGAGTTGGAGATGGACGATTTCTCCACCGTGGAGCGTGACGCAGTGGAACAGGTCGCCTGCGGGGCCATGGTGCTGGACGTCAATTCCGGCGCCGTCTTTACCAACAAGATGGCCGACGATCCGCGCTATGCCGACAACAACTTCGTCGAGCCCATGCTGATGCCGGAATTGGTGCGCCGCGTTCAGGCGCTGGTCGATGTGCCGCTGTGCATCGACAGCTCGGTCCCCGGAGCATTGGAGAACGGGTTGGAGGCCGCCGAGGGCCGCCCCCTTCTGAACTCCGTCACCGGAGAAGAGGAGCGCCTGGAACTGGTCCTGCCCCTGGTCAAGAAATACAACGTACCCGTCGTTGCGATTTCCAACGACGACACCGGCATTTCCGAGGACCCGGACGTCCGCTTTGCCGTCGCCAAGAAGATCGTGGAACGCGCCGCCGATTTCGGAATTCCCGCCCATGACATCGTGGTCGACCCGCTGGTCATGCCCATCGGGGCCATGGCGACCGCCGGACAGCAGGTGTTCACCCTGGTCCGCCGCCTGCGCGACGAGTTGGGCGTGAACACGACCTGCGGGGCGTCCAACGTCAGCTTTGGCCTGCCGAACCGGCACGGCGTGAATGCCGCCTTCCTGCCCATGGCCATCGGCGCCGGCATGACCAGCGCCATCATGAACCCCCTGCGCCCGCAGGAGATGGAGGCGATCAACGCCGCCAACCTGTTGATGAACCACGATGCCAATGGCGGCAACTGGATCGGTTTCACCCGCGTTCTGGACGCCATCAAGGAGGGTGCGACCTTTGCCGAGGCGGCCACGGCCGCCAAGGCATCCGGGGCACGGTCGGGCGGACGCCGCGGCGGACGCCGCCGCGTCTGA
- a CDS encoding ASKHA domain-containing protein yields the protein MSDPLVIFMPSGKRGRFPTGTPVLTAARQLGVDLDSVCGGRGICSKCQVQPGEGSFSKLGVTVAPDALSPFNAVEQRYDEKRGLRPGRRLGCQATVQSDVVIDVPAESQVHRQVIRKAASDRALTVDPATRLHLVTVEEPDMDAPSGDLERLRDALAAQWDLRDLTMPLPVLRTLQTALRKGNWQVTVAVNHHAGAIAGVYPGLRTDGLLGLAIDLGSTTIAAHLCDLATGEVRASGGIMNPQIRFGEDLMSRVSYAMMNPGGDVEMTTAVRSALADLAAELSGEAGVDARDIVEAVVVCNPVMHHLLLGVDPVELGQSPFALATSDALRLEARDLGLDALSPGARAYILPCIAGHVGADAAAVALSEAPDQADPLTLIVDVGTNAEILLGNRDRLLACSSPTGPAFEGAQISAGQRAAPGAIERVEIDADTKEPRFRVIGCDLWSDDPGFAAATEATGITGICGSGIIEAVAEMRLAGLLDAGGLIGSAAQTGTDRCVAEGRTHSFLLWQDGDRRILVTQGDIRAIQLAKSALYAGARLLMDELGVDTVDKVTLAGAFGAHISPRHAMVLGMIPDAPLDAVGSAGNAAGHGARMALCDVSARDRIETLVRQIQKVETAVAPRFQEHFVAANAIPHATAPFPHLGPLPDVSFNQSSGGRRRRR from the coding sequence ATGAGTGATCCGCTCGTCATTTTCATGCCGTCCGGCAAGCGTGGGCGGTTCCCCACCGGCACCCCCGTCCTGACCGCCGCCCGACAGTTGGGCGTCGACCTCGACAGCGTCTGCGGCGGGCGCGGCATCTGTTCCAAGTGTCAGGTGCAACCAGGCGAAGGCAGCTTTTCCAAGCTGGGCGTGACCGTGGCCCCGGACGCCCTGTCGCCCTTCAACGCGGTCGAGCAGCGATATGACGAAAAACGCGGGCTGCGGCCCGGTCGGCGTCTGGGCTGTCAGGCGACGGTCCAGTCGGACGTGGTCATCGACGTGCCTGCCGAAAGCCAGGTGCACCGTCAGGTGATCCGCAAGGCCGCGTCGGACAGGGCGCTGACCGTCGACCCGGCGACGCGCCTGCACCTCGTCACCGTCGAGGAACCTGACATGGATGCGCCGTCGGGCGATCTGGAACGGCTGCGCGACGCACTGGCGGCGCAATGGGACCTGCGAGACCTGACCATGCCGCTGCCGGTTCTACGGACATTGCAGACCGCGCTGCGCAAAGGAAATTGGCAGGTGACCGTCGCGGTCAATCATCACGCGGGGGCCATCGCGGGCGTTTATCCGGGCCTGCGGACTGACGGCCTGCTTGGGCTGGCAATCGACCTCGGCTCGACCACCATCGCGGCGCATCTGTGCGACCTTGCAACGGGCGAGGTGCGGGCCTCGGGCGGGATCATGAATCCGCAGATCCGCTTTGGCGAGGACCTGATGAGCCGGGTCAGCTATGCCATGATGAACCCGGGCGGCGACGTCGAGATGACGACCGCCGTGCGCAGCGCCCTGGCCGATCTTGCCGCCGAACTGTCGGGTGAGGCGGGCGTCGATGCGCGCGACATCGTCGAGGCGGTCGTGGTCTGCAACCCGGTCATGCACCACCTGTTGCTGGGTGTGGACCCGGTCGAGCTGGGCCAATCCCCCTTTGCGCTGGCCACGTCCGACGCGCTCCGGCTGGAGGCGCGGGACCTGGGGTTGGACGCCTTGTCACCCGGTGCGCGCGCCTACATTTTGCCCTGTATCGCCGGGCATGTGGGGGCCGATGCCGCCGCCGTCGCCCTGTCGGAGGCACCCGATCAGGCCGACCCTCTGACCCTGATCGTCGACGTCGGCACGAACGCGGAAATTCTGTTGGGCAATCGCGACCGCTTACTGGCCTGCTCCTCGCCCACCGGCCCCGCCTTTGAGGGCGCACAGATCAGCGCCGGGCAACGCGCGGCACCGGGTGCCATCGAACGGGTAGAGATCGACGCCGACACCAAGGAACCGCGTTTCCGCGTGATCGGGTGCGACCTGTGGTCCGACGATCCGGGATTTGCCGCCGCGACCGAGGCCACCGGGATCACCGGTATCTGTGGATCGGGCATCATCGAGGCGGTGGCCGAAATGCGGCTGGCGGGCCTGTTGGATGCCGGCGGCCTGATCGGGTCCGCAGCCCAGACCGGGACCGACCGGTGCGTGGCCGAGGGCCGGACCCATTCCTTTCTGCTCTGGCAAGACGGCGATCGCCGCATCCTGGTGACCCAAGGCGACATACGCGCGATCCAGCTGGCGAAATCGGCGCTATATGCGGGGGCGCGGTTGCTGATGGATGAACTGGGCGTCGATACCGTGGACAAGGTTACCCTGGCCGGTGCCTTCGGGGCACATATCTCGCCGCGTCATGCCATGGTTCTGGGCATGATCCCGGACGCGCCGCTGGACGCCGTCGGCTCTGCCGGGAACGCGGCGGGACATGGCGCGCGCATGGCGCTGTGCGATGTATCCGCGCGTGACCGGATCGAGACATTGGTGCGCCAGATCCAGAAGGTCGAGACCGCCGTGGCCCCTCGTTTTCAGGAACATTTCGTGGCCGCGAATGCGATCCCCCACGCCACGGCCCCGTTCCCGCATCTGGGACCCTTGCCAGACGTCAGCTTCAACCAATCCAGCGGGGGACGTCGCCGGCGGCGGTGA
- a CDS encoding ATP-binding cassette domain-containing protein, translating to MAEGLVLDGVRIARRGQTLLSVTARVGPGEVLTLMGPSGAGKSTLLSYLMGDLAPVFRAEGRVTLNGRDLTGLAPEARRIGILYQDPLLFPHLDVATNLAFGLPRGGGGAARRAAVDAALSDIALEGYGPRDPATLSGGQAARVALMRVLLSAPDGLLLDEPFAKLDTELRGQMRDLVFGRARAVGVPVVMVTHDAEDANAAGGAILRL from the coding sequence ATGGCTGAGGGATTGGTGTTGGACGGTGTGCGGATCGCGCGCCGGGGGCAGACGCTTCTGTCGGTGACCGCTCGTGTCGGACCGGGCGAGGTTCTGACCCTGATGGGCCCGTCCGGGGCCGGGAAATCGACCTTGCTGTCCTATCTTATGGGGGACTTGGCCCCGGTGTTCCGGGCGGAGGGTCGGGTGACCCTGAACGGGCGTGACCTGACCGGCCTTGCCCCCGAGGCTCGGCGGATCGGGATCCTTTATCAGGATCCGTTGCTGTTCCCGCATCTGGATGTGGCCACGAACCTCGCCTTTGGCCTGCCTCGCGGGGGCGGCGGGGCGGCACGCCGGGCAGCCGTCGACGCCGCGCTGTCGGACATCGCGTTGGAGGGGTATGGCCCGCGCGATCCCGCCACCCTGTCGGGCGGTCAGGCGGCGCGGGTTGCCCTGATGCGGGTGCTGTTGTCGGCACCGGATGGTCTGTTGCTGGACGAACCATTCGCCAAGCTGGACACCGAGCTGAGGGGGCAGATGCGCGACCTGGTGTTCGGTCGGGCCCGCGCGGTGGGCGTGCCCGTCGTCATGGTCACCCACGACGCCGAGGACGCAAACGCCGCGGGGGGCGCTATCCTTCGCCTGTGA
- a CDS encoding ABC transporter permease, with translation MTAVLAGPVLLGLVGTILPALGLGPLGRGLSLDPVRAVLDWPGLPRAMALSVSSGLLSTMGALAVATLILAGWYGTPAFAWLERLLSPLLAVPHAAAALGLAFLIAPSGWIARIPALGLGWDVPPDLLILQDPLGLSLTAGLIAKELPFLLLMMLAAIGQVGHARRLAVARSLGQGRIAGWLKAVFPGLYAQVRLPVLVVLVYAMTNVDVATILGPNTPSTLSVQVTRWMLDPDLGQRAVAAAGALIQLGLVLAALAVWWLGERVAARLARRWIWSGRGLPEGTARGLGLTLAVISALAVLAGIVALALWSVAAGWRFPDLLPDALTARSWMRFGPEMISVAADTLLIAALATGASVLLAIGCLEAEHRFGLTVGQRALWLLYLPLVIPQVAFLPGLQLLPASLGFGPTLGLVIFGHLIFVLPYVFLALSGPFRAWDVRYARVGAGLGAGQDRVLWRVRVPMLLAPILTATAVGMAVSVGQYLPTLLLGGGRVSTLATEAVALAAGGDRRAIGVWGLGQTVAAFLPFALALAIPAIVHRDRRGLRHG, from the coding sequence ATGACGGCGGTTCTGGCGGGCCCGGTCCTGCTGGGGCTGGTCGGAACGATCCTGCCGGCGCTCGGGCTGGGGCCGCTGGGCCGTGGGCTGTCGCTTGACCCGGTGCGGGCCGTTCTGGACTGGCCGGGGCTGCCGCGTGCCATGGCATTGTCGGTGAGCTCTGGTCTGTTGTCGACTATGGGCGCGCTGGCGGTGGCGACGCTGATCCTGGCGGGGTGGTATGGCACGCCCGCATTTGCCTGGCTGGAACGTCTGTTGTCGCCCTTGTTGGCGGTGCCCCATGCGGCTGCGGCCCTGGGCCTCGCGTTCCTGATCGCGCCTTCGGGCTGGATCGCGCGCATCCCCGCGTTGGGGCTGGGTTGGGACGTGCCGCCGGACCTTTTGATCCTGCAGGATCCCTTGGGCCTGTCCCTGACCGCCGGGTTGATCGCCAAAGAGCTGCCGTTCCTGTTGCTGATGATGCTTGCCGCCATCGGTCAGGTCGGCCACGCCCGCCGTCTGGCGGTGGCGCGCAGTCTGGGGCAGGGGCGCATTGCCGGCTGGCTGAAGGCGGTGTTTCCGGGCCTTTATGCCCAGGTGCGGCTGCCGGTTCTGGTGGTGCTTGTCTACGCGATGACCAACGTGGATGTGGCCACGATCCTGGGGCCGAACACGCCGTCGACCCTGTCGGTGCAGGTCACCCGCTGGATGCTGGACCCGGACCTGGGACAGCGGGCGGTGGCCGCCGCCGGGGCATTGATACAGCTTGGTCTGGTGCTTGCGGCCCTGGCGGTCTGGTGGCTGGGCGAACGGGTCGCCGCGCGCCTGGCACGACGCTGGATCTGGTCCGGCCGCGGGCTGCCGGAGGGGACGGCCCGCGGCCTGGGCCTGACGCTTGCGGTGATCTCTGCCTTGGCGGTGCTGGCCGGGATCGTGGCGCTGGCGCTTTGGTCCGTGGCTGCTGGCTGGCGGTTCCCGGATCTTCTGCCTGACGCGCTGACCGCGCGTAGCTGGATGCGGTTCGGGCCCGAGATGATCTCGGTCGCAGCCGACACCCTGTTGATCGCGGCACTGGCCACGGGCGCCTCGGTCCTGTTGGCCATCGGCTGCCTGGAGGCAGAGCATCGCTTTGGGCTGACGGTCGGGCAACGCGCGCTTTGGCTGTTGTATCTGCCGTTGGTGATCCCGCAGGTCGCATTTCTGCCGGGATTGCAGTTGCTGCCAGCCAGTCTGGGGTTCGGGCCAACGCTGGGTCTGGTGATTTTTGGCCACCTGATTTTCGTGCTGCCTTACGTCTTTCTGGCGCTGTCCGGCCCGTTCCGCGCCTGGGACGTGCGCTATGCCCGCGTGGGCGCGGGGCTTGGGGCGGGGCAGGACCGGGTGCTTTGGCGGGTGCGGGTGCCGATGTTGCTGGCCCCGATCCTGACGGCGACGGCCGTGGGCATGGCGGTCAGCGTGGGGCAATACCTGCCGACGCTTTTGCTGGGCGGGGGGCGGGTTTCGACCCTCGCGACCGAGGCGGTGGCATTGGCCGCCGGAGGGGACCGCCGGGCCATCGGGGTCTGGGGATTGGGGCAGACGGTCGCGGCGTTTCTGCCGTTCGCTCTGGCGCTTGCGATACCGGCGATCGTGCATCGGGACCGGCGAGGGCTGCGACATGGCTGA
- a CDS encoding ABC transporter substrate-binding protein, with product MRLPLIAALALTTVPALADPTPADWPAVLAEAEGQTVYWHAWGGSTTTNDFIAWIGDRAAELGVTLEHVKLADTADAVGLVLSERQAGKTEGGAVDMIWINGANFASMKAQDLLFGPFAEDLPNWQFVDVDGKTVTTDFTVPTEGYESPWAMAQVVFIHDSDRLAEPPASADAILDWAQANPGRFTFPQPPDFLGTTFLKQMLIDLVEDPAALQAPVGADYAEISAPLWDFMDAITPVLWRQGRAYPQTGPRQLQLMNDGEIDIAISFSPGEATAAIANYELPSTARTYVLDKGTLGNASFVAIPFNANAKAGAMVVADILLSPAAQLRAQTPDVLGYGTVLDMDALSEADRAAFDALDLGVATLSPADLGQALPEPHPSWAERLAADWVARYGVAN from the coding sequence ATGCGCCTACCCCTGATCGCCGCGCTTGCGCTGACCACTGTTCCGGCCCTGGCCGATCCCACCCCCGCCGATTGGCCCGCCGTCCTGGCCGAGGCCGAGGGTCAGACCGTCTATTGGCACGCCTGGGGGGGATCGACGACGACCAACGATTTCATCGCCTGGATCGGTGACCGCGCGGCAGAGCTGGGCGTGACCCTGGAACACGTCAAGCTGGCCGACACCGCCGATGCCGTAGGCCTGGTGCTGAGCGAACGGCAGGCGGGCAAGACCGAGGGCGGTGCCGTCGACATGATCTGGATCAACGGGGCAAACTTTGCCTCGATGAAGGCGCAGGATTTGCTGTTCGGGCCCTTTGCCGAGGATCTGCCGAACTGGCAGTTCGTCGATGTGGACGGCAAGACGGTGACCACCGATTTCACCGTGCCCACCGAGGGTTACGAAAGCCCGTGGGCCATGGCGCAGGTCGTGTTCATCCATGACAGCGACCGCCTGGCCGAACCGCCCGCCAGCGCGGATGCGATTCTGGACTGGGCGCAGGCGAACCCCGGTCGCTTTACCTTTCCGCAGCCGCCCGATTTCCTGGGCACGACGTTCCTGAAACAGATGCTGATCGACCTGGTCGAAGATCCCGCCGCCCTGCAAGCGCCGGTCGGGGCCGACTATGCCGAGATCAGCGCGCCACTGTGGGACTTCATGGACGCGATCACCCCCGTTCTCTGGCGCCAGGGCCGCGCCTATCCGCAGACCGGACCGCGCCAACTGCAACTGATGAACGACGGAGAAATCGACATCGCCATCAGCTTCTCGCCCGGCGAGGCGACGGCGGCGATTGCGAACTACGAATTGCCGTCGACCGCGCGGACCTACGTTCTGGACAAGGGCACGCTGGGCAACGCGTCCTTTGTGGCGATCCCGTTCAACGCGAACGCCAAGGCAGGGGCGATGGTCGTGGCCGACATCCTGTTGTCGCCCGCCGCACAGCTGCGCGCGCAGACGCCTGACGTCCTGGGCTACGGCACCGTCCTCGATATGGACGCACTGTCCGAGGCGGACCGCGCCGCCTTCGACGCGCTGGACCTTGGCGTCGCGACCCTGTCGCCCGCAGACCTGGGTCAGGCCCTGCCAGAGCCGCACCCGAGCTGGGCCGAACGCCTGGCCGCCGATTGGGTCGCGCGCTACGGTGTCGCCAACTAA
- a CDS encoding CDP-alcohol phosphatidyltransferase family protein, with protein MLDTLARRLIDPPLNRLGRGLAARGVTANRVTLAGLTLGLIAALTIALGAPGLALVPLLASRLADGLDGAVARATRKTDFGGYLDIWSDFLFYGAVPFAFAILDAGNATAAAFLLLSFYVNGTSFLGFSTMAEKRGLQTSAQGQKSLYYSAGLLEGTETIVFFVLLCLLPGWFIPLAYGFGTLCFVTATARILNARHILTD; from the coding sequence ATGCTCGACACCCTCGCCCGCCGCCTGATCGACCCGCCGTTGAACCGCCTGGGGCGCGGTCTGGCGGCGCGCGGCGTGACAGCGAACCGGGTGACATTGGCGGGGCTGACGCTGGGCCTGATCGCGGCCTTGACGATCGCCCTGGGGGCGCCGGGACTGGCCTTGGTGCCGTTGCTGGCGTCGCGGTTGGCGGATGGGTTGGACGGCGCGGTCGCGCGGGCGACGCGCAAGACCGACTTTGGCGGCTACCTCGATATCTGGTCCGACTTTCTGTTCTATGGCGCGGTGCCGTTTGCCTTTGCCATCCTGGACGCAGGCAACGCCACCGCCGCCGCCTTTCTGTTGCTGAGCTTTTACGTAAACGGCACCTCGTTCCTGGGCTTTTCGACCATGGCCGAGAAACGCGGGCTTCAGACTTCGGCACAGGGTCAGAAATCGCTCTATTATTCCGCCGGCCTGTTGGAGGGGACAGAAACGATCGTGTTCTTTGTCCTGCTCTGCCTGTTGCCCGGCTGGTTCATCCCGCTGGCCTATGGGTTCGGCACGCTGTGTTTCGTCACCGCGACCGCCCGCATCCTGAACGCCCGCCATATCCTGACCGACTGA
- the arsJ gene encoding organoarsenical effux MFS transporter ArsJ, which translates to MLTDGALRMLVLLHFHTLGFSPLQLAWLFVLYEVAGIVTNLTAGWLAARFGLALTLHLGLGLQVAALVALTRLDPGWAIGTSVVFVMLVQGASGVAKDLAKTASKSAVKLLVPEGGLFTWVAVLTGSKNAIKGLGFFLGAGLLALVGFEPSLWIMAAGLGAILVAVLAFLPRDLTVRNKGAKFREVFSSDPRINWLSLARMFLFGARDVWFVVALPIWLSATLTETAGEGTAFFITGGFMALWVIGYGAVQGATPRLLRSGSTGKARGAAVLLMVVAGALALVHGAMPAAAWPVLIGLMIFGTVFAVNSSLHSFLILHFAGAKRVTMDVGFYYMANACGRLLGTVLSGLCYQAGGLTLSLVVSAAMVGASALALARIPGPVPA; encoded by the coding sequence ATGCTGACCGATGGCGCGCTTCGGATGCTGGTGCTGTTGCATTTCCACACGCTGGGGTTTTCGCCGCTGCAATTGGCCTGGCTGTTCGTGTTGTACGAGGTGGCGGGCATCGTGACCAACCTGACGGCAGGATGGCTGGCCGCGCGGTTCGGGCTGGCGCTGACGTTGCACCTGGGGCTGGGGCTTCAGGTAGCGGCGCTGGTTGCGTTGACCCGGCTGGACCCTGGCTGGGCGATCGGCACGTCGGTCGTCTTTGTGATGCTGGTGCAGGGGGCGTCGGGCGTGGCTAAGGATCTGGCCAAGACGGCGTCGAAATCGGCGGTCAAGCTGCTGGTGCCCGAGGGGGGCTTGTTCACCTGGGTCGCCGTTCTGACCGGGTCGAAGAACGCGATCAAGGGGCTGGGCTTTTTCCTGGGCGCGGGGTTGCTGGCGCTGGTCGGGTTCGAGCCGAGCCTTTGGATCATGGCCGCGGGATTGGGCGCAATCCTGGTCGCGGTGCTGGCCTTTCTGCCGCGCGACCTGACCGTCAGGAACAAGGGGGCCAAGTTTCGCGAGGTCTTCTCTTCCGATCCGCGCATCAACTGGCTGTCGCTGGCGCGGATGTTCCTGTTCGGCGCGCGGGATGTCTGGTTCGTGGTGGCCCTGCCGATCTGGTTGTCGGCTACGCTGACGGAAACGGCGGGCGAGGGGACGGCGTTCTTCATCACCGGCGGCTTCATGGCGCTGTGGGTGATCGGCTATGGCGCGGTACAGGGGGCGACGCCGCGCCTGCTGCGCAGCGGATCGACGGGCAAGGCGCGCGGGGCCGCGGTTTTGCTGATGGTGGTGGCCGGTGCGCTGGCGCTGGTGCACGGGGCGATGCCCGCCGCGGCCTGGCCGGTCCTGATCGGACTGATGATCTTCGGCACGGTCTTTGCCGTGAACTCTTCGCTGCATTCCTTTCTGATCCTGCATTTCGCGGGCGCGAAACGTGTGACGATGGACGTCGGGTTCTATTACATGGCCAACGCCTGCGGCCGTCTGTTGGGAACGGTGCTTTCGGGCCTGTGTTACCAGGCGGGCGGGCTGACGCTGTCGCTGGTGGTTTCGGCCGCGATGGTCGGGGCCTCGGCGCTGGCCCTGGCGCGCATTCCGGGACCGGTGCCAGCCTGA